ACCTTCAAGCCGTCGAAACGCTGGATCTCCGCGTTCGAGACATTGCGCAACACCGGCTCGTCATCCGGTACATCGCCAACCGGGCGCGGGTCTTCGTAATAGACGATGCCGCCGCCGGGCCGCGTGGCCTCCCAGATCAGCGTCAACAGGTCACTGGCGGCGCGTCCGGCAAACCATGGAATGCGCACGGTGGCCCAGCGTTCGTCCGGGTTCAGCGTACCGGTAGGGGCTTCGTCCACCGTAGGAGACGGCAGTCGGAAGGTCTCCCCCGTCACCGAAATACCGACGGTCTTGGACGGCCGATCGGCCGCACCCGTTCGCTTGAGTATGTAGGAGACACTGGCACGGCCTTTGGCAATGGCTCGTACCTTGTCGTTCGGGACAGTGAACGTCAGCGCAACACCGACCCGTGTCACCGGCTGCTCTACCGGGCCATGGTCGATCGGTGCGCCCTCGGCGTTGATTCCTCGCCAGGTCAATGCGACGACATCCTGCTCCTGGAAGGTGCCAGCGGGGGTATTGACCAGAACTTTCACGTCGTCATCATTCAGTTTGTCGAGGTCGATTTCGTGAGTCTCCGGATCGGCCGCCTGCACGATAGGCGCATCCAGACGATTTCCTTTCAGATCCACCAGGACTCGGGCTGGCGCCGACCACGGTGACCGTGGATCCGGATAGTTGCCACACTCATCGATCACCTGGTACATCACGATCACCCCGGCGCTGTCGCCCGCCTCCTCGATCAGTGCTTGATCGATGGTCACGACCAGCGGGTAGTTGTCAGGGTCGTCAATATGTTTTTGCTCGACAAGGACGTTTTTCTCTACGCTGCCCCACGCCACTTTGACACGGTCGTTGATACGCATGAAGGGGTACGGCAGGATCGTGATCGGCACACCCGCCGCGGCCTCCCCGGGGCCGACGCCGTTGTCGATGATGCTTTGGGGAATGTGGTAGCTCAGGTTCTGGTTGCCGGGCGTTGACTGGTCGTCATCGAAGCCGCCGGGGCGATCCAGTTTGACGAAGAACCTTTGCAGCGGTGTTGACTCAGGTTCCTGAAACGGCTTGGTCACTCGGTAAAAAACCGGATAGGCCTCCCCTCTGCGGATATGCCCCTCATCGATCACCCCTTTGATGAGTTCGTTTTCATCTTCCGGCTCGATGTCTTTGCTCCAGACCGGCGCCTGCAGGTCGCCCCAGAACACCTCAAGCAGATCACCCGCCTCCATGACCAGCCAGGGAGGGACCAGAAAATCGACGCCGCCCTCCACGGCGGCCACCGGCAAACCACCGTCATAGCCCTGCACGGGAGTCTTGAGTTTGGTGATCCTTATGGGCTTGAGCGCGTTCACACCTGGATCAGAAGACGTAGAGGCTGATGGTGATTGCGTTTTCATACAAGCAACTCCTCAAGTGACAGAAAGCCCCGGCCTGACGCCTTGGCGACTGCGGTATCCCATCACCCGAAGCTGCCGGCCCGCTACTGTCAGATCTGACAGTAGCGACGGATGGCATCGGCCACGACCTCCTGATCTTTCAAGCCCTTGGGCAAGCCCGCCCGTTTGCCAGTAAACTCCCCCCTCTTCAGCCGCCCATCATTCCCCCGCGGCCATCACCTGTTTATGTAGCGGAGTCCACCTTGCGTCTGTTCCACACCTCCGACTGGCACCTTGGGCAAAACCTGCACGGCCAGGAGCGCGATTTCGAGCATGCGTGCTTTCTCGAATGGCTGCTGCGCCAACTGCAACTGGCGCAGCCGGATGTGCTGCTGATTGCCGGGGACATCTTTGACACGGTCAATCCGCCGGTGAAAGCCCAGGAACGCCTCTACGACTTCATCGTCAGCGCTCACGAGCAGCAGCCGTTGCTGACCATCGTGATGATTGCCGGCAACCACGATTCCGGCTCGCGCATCGAACTGCCGGCGCCGTTGATGCGCCGCTTGCGCACCCATGCACTGGGGCGGGTGTTGTGGCTGGATGACGGCCAGCTCGACGCCGAACGTCTGCTGCTGCCGCTGCCGAATGCCCAAGGCGAGATCGCCGCGTGGTGCCTGGCGCTGCCGTTCCTGCGTCCGGCGGAGGTGACTGGCGCGCATCTGGGCGACAATTATTTGCGTGGCATCGGTCAGGTGCATGAATGGCTGATCGAAGCGGCGAATGCCAAGCGTCAGCCGGGTCAGGCGCTGGTCGCCATCAGCCACGCGCACATGGCCGGCGGTTCGGTCTCGGAAGACTCCGAGCGCAGCCTGATCATCGGTAACGCCGAAGCGCTGCCCGCTAGCCTGTTTGGGCCGAGCATCAGCTACGTCGCCCTCGGTCATTTGCACAAGCCGCAGAAGGTCAACGGTGAGGAGCGCATTCGCTACAGCGGCTCGCCGATTCCGTTGTCGTTCTCGGAGATCGGTTATCAGCATCAGATTCTCGACATCATCCTCGACGGCGAAACGCTGGTCAGCGTTGAACCGAAACTGATCCCGCGCTCGGTCAACCTGCAACGCATCGGCCCGGCGCCGCTGGCGGAGATCCTGCTGCAACTGGCCGACCTGCCGAACATCGATCTGCTCGCCGAAACCCAGCGCCAGCCATGGCTGGAGGTGCGCGTGACCCTCGACGAGCCGCAGCCGGATCTGCGCCATCAAGTGGAAAACGCCCTGCAAGGCAAGGCCGTGCGCCTGGTGCGGATTGCCGCCGAATACGCCGGCAATCGCGGTGCTGACGGTGCCGAAGAAGGCAGCGCATTGATCGAACTCGATCAACTCACCCCGCAGGAACTGTTCAGTCGCGCCTGGCTCGACAATTACGGCAACGAGGTCGATGAACAGACGCTCAAGGACTTCGCCGAACTGCTGCAAGACGTGCAACTGGAGGGCGAGCAGCCATGAAGATTCTCGCCATTCGCTTGAAGAACCTCGCCTCGCTGGCCGGGCCGTTCGAGATTGATTTCACCGCCGAACCGCTGGCCAGTGCCGGGTTGTTCGCGATCACCGGGCCGACCGGCGCCGGGAAAAGTACCCTGCTCGACGCGCTGTGCCTGGCGCTGTTCGGTGCGGTCCCGCGCCTGAACAACACCGGTCGCGATGCCAAGGTGCCGGACGCTGACGGTGAAATCGCCACCGGTGACCCGCGCACCTTGTTGCGGCGCGGCACCGGCGAAGGGTATGCCGAGGTGGATTTTGTCGGCGTCGACGGTCGCCGTTATCGCGCGCGCTGGGAAGCCAACCGCGCCCGGGAAAAGGCTGGCGGCAAGTTGCAGGCCAGCCGTCAGAGCCTGCGTGACATCGATCAGGATCAACTGCTCGCCAGTCAGAAAGGCGAGTACAAGACCCAGCTCGAAGCCGCACTCGGTCTGAACTTCGAACAGTTCACCCGCGCCGTGCTGCTGGCTCAGAGCGAGTTCAGTGCGTTTCTCAAGGCTGACGACAACGACCGCAGCGAACTGCTGGAAAAACTCACCGACACCGCGCTCTACACCCGCCTCGGCCGCCGCGCCTTCGACAAGACCAAAGAGGCCCGCGAAGCGCACAAGCTGCTGCAGGATCAAGCCACCGGCGTCACCCCGCTCGCCCCCGAAGCCCGGGCCGAACTGGATGAGCGTTTCAACGCTGCCCAGCAACAGCTGAAGTTGCAGCAGGCGCAACTCAAGCAACTGGAACAACAACACAGCTGGCTCAAGGATTTGCGCCAGTTGCAGGACGCGCAGCAAGCGGCTGCCGAACAACTGCACAGTGCGCAGCAACAGTGGGAAAGCCTGGCCGGCGAGCGCCTGAAGCTGACGCGCCTGGAACAACTCGCCCCACAACGGCACCAATTCGCGCGCAAGACTGAACTCGATGCGCATCTGACGCCGCTGGCCGCACAAATTGCCGCGCACACCCGCCAGCATGGCGAACTCAATGAGCGTCAGACGCAACTGGAGCAGGCACTCGATGCGGCAAAAATCGCCCTGACCGAAGCGCAGCAACGGCACAGCGAAAGCGCCCCGCTGCTGCGTCAGGCTTTCGAAGAGCAGAGCACCCTCGCCCGCCTCGCCAAAGACACCGCCCTCAGCGCCGAGGCCCGCCAAGCCGCCGAGCAGGCCTGCACGCAAGGCCAGAGCGCCATTCAAGCCTTGCAGGAAAAACAGGCTGAAGTTGCTGAACGCCTGCAAAAAATGGCCGCCGAGCTCGAACAAAGCGCTCATCTGGCACCGCTTAGCGATGCATGGAATGCCTACCGCGATCGCCTGCAACAGTTGATGCTGATCGGTAATCGACTGAACAAGGGGCAAGCCGAACTGGCGACCCTCGAACAAAATGCAAGCCAAAGCGCCGAAGCGCTGGCCACGCAAAAGCAGCAACTGGAAGTGCTGTTCAAGGAGGCCGGCGCCGAGCCGGATGCGGTCGCCGAACAGATCGGTATCCTCGGCACTCTGTTGCAGGACAATCGCAAACAACTGCGCGCCATCGAAGACCTGACGCGGCTGTGGGCCAGTCAGCAGGAGCTGGAAAAACGCGGCGCCGAGCTGCAACAGCGCTTGCTCGACGCGCAGCAGGAACGCGAACGCCTGACCCAGGATGGGGTGAAAAGCAAAGCCGAACTGAGCGTCGCCGAGCAAACCCTCAACGTCACCCGTGAACTGCTCGAGCGCCAGCGTCTGGCGCGCAGTGCCAGTGTCGAAGAGTTGCGCGCGCAGTTGCAGGACGACCAGCCCTGCCCGGTCTGCGGCAGCAACGAGCATCCGTATCATCAGCCGGAAGCGCTGCTGCAAAGCCTTGGCCGTCACGATGAGTCCGAGCAGGCCAGCGCGCAGCAAGCGGTGGATCAGCTCAAGGAAAAACTCACCGAGCTGCGCGCCGAAGTCGGTGGCGTGATCGCCCGGCAGAAAGAGCTGTTGCAACAGCAGGAGCAATTGACCGCCCAGCTTCAGGCACTGGCGCCGAGTCTGGAGGCGCATCCGCTGGCGCCTCAGTTGCTGAATCAGGACGCCGACAAACGCGACGCCTGGCTGACCCGGCAAAACGATCAACTGAATCAGAGCATCACCCAGGACGAACAACGCCAGAGCGCCCTGCTCACCCTGCAACAGGACGCGGCGCGCTTGACCCAGCAACTGCGCAATGCCGAAACCGCGCATCAGCAAGCGGCGCAGCACCTGAGCAACCAACAACGCGAACTGAGCAGCGACCGTCAGCGTCTCGACGAGGAACTGACTGCGTTCGCCAGCCTGCTGCCGGCCGACACCCTCGAAGCCTTGCGTATCGAGCCGGCGGCGACTTTCATGCAGCTCGATCGGCAGATTGCCGAGCGCCTGGCGCAAGTCGAGCAGCAAAAGGAAGAACTGGCCGAACAGCAGCAACGCCAGCAGACGCTGGAGAAAGAACAGGATCGCCAGCTCAGCCGCGTACAGCAACTGCAAAGCGCCGAGCAGCAATTCAGCGCGCTGGCTGAGCAGCAACAGGCCTGCCAGGCGAAACTCGCGCAACTGCTGGGCGAACACAGCAGCGCCGAGCACTGGCAGCAGCAACTGGAACAGGCTGTGGATCAGGCGCGCAACGCCGAAACCGGCACCGCTGCGGAACTGCAGAACGTGCGCACGCAACGGGTGCAGATTGGCGCCGAACTCAAGGCTCAGCAAGAACGCTTGCAGGCGCTGCAAAGCGAAGACGACGAACTGACGCAGAAGATTGCCGACTGGCGCGCACGCCATCCTGAACTGGATGACGGTGGTCTCGAAGACTTGCTGCGCGTCGATGACACGCAGCTCAGCGAATTGCGCCAGCGCTTGCAGCACAACGAAAAAGCCATCGAACAGGCCAAGGTGCTGCTGCAGGAACGTGATCAGCGTCTGACCGATCATCAGGCGCAGCACAACGGTAATCTCGATGCCGAACAACTCGCCAGCGCCCTCGCC
The Pseudomonas fluorescens genome window above contains:
- a CDS encoding AAA family ATPase; this encodes MKILAIRLKNLASLAGPFEIDFTAEPLASAGLFAITGPTGAGKSTLLDALCLALFGAVPRLNNTGRDAKVPDADGEIATGDPRTLLRRGTGEGYAEVDFVGVDGRRYRARWEANRAREKAGGKLQASRQSLRDIDQDQLLASQKGEYKTQLEAALGLNFEQFTRAVLLAQSEFSAFLKADDNDRSELLEKLTDTALYTRLGRRAFDKTKEAREAHKLLQDQATGVTPLAPEARAELDERFNAAQQQLKLQQAQLKQLEQQHSWLKDLRQLQDAQQAAAEQLHSAQQQWESLAGERLKLTRLEQLAPQRHQFARKTELDAHLTPLAAQIAAHTRQHGELNERQTQLEQALDAAKIALTEAQQRHSESAPLLRQAFEEQSTLARLAKDTALSAEARQAAEQACTQGQSAIQALQEKQAEVAERLQKMAAELEQSAHLAPLSDAWNAYRDRLQQLMLIGNRLNKGQAELATLEQNASQSAEALATQKQQLEVLFKEAGAEPDAVAEQIGILGTLLQDNRKQLRAIEDLTRLWASQQELEKRGAELQQRLLDAQQERERLTQDGVKSKAELSVAEQTLNVTRELLERQRLARSASVEELRAQLQDDQPCPVCGSNEHPYHQPEALLQSLGRHDESEQASAQQAVDQLKEKLTELRAEVGGVIARQKELLQQQEQLTAQLQALAPSLEAHPLAPQLLNQDADKRDAWLTRQNDQLNQSITQDEQRQSALLTLQQDAARLTQQLRNAETAHQQAAQHLSNQQRELSSDRQRLDEELTAFASLLPADTLEALRIEPAATFMQLDRQIAERLAQVEQQKEELAEQQQRQQTLEKEQDRQLSRVQQLQSAEQQFSALAEQQQACQAKLAQLLGEHSSAEHWQQQLEQAVDQARNAETGTAAELQNVRTQRVQIGAELKAQQERLQALQSEDDELTQKIADWRARHPELDDGGLEDLLRVDDTQLSELRQRLQHNEKAIEQAKVLLQERDQRLTDHQAQHNGNLDAEQLASALAELQNQFNLSEQQCAELRAEQAEDQRRQNANQALAQQIADAYAEYQRWARLNALIGSATGDTFRKIAQAYNLDLLVHHANVQLRQLVKRYRLKRGGSMLGLLVMDTEMGDELRSVHSLSGGETFLVSLALALGLASMASSTLKIESLFIDEGFGSLDPESLQLAMDALDGLQAQGRKVAVISHVQEMHERIPVQIQVQRQGNGLSTLEVK
- a CDS encoding exonuclease SbcCD subunit D C-terminal domain-containing protein, with amino-acid sequence MRLFHTSDWHLGQNLHGQERDFEHACFLEWLLRQLQLAQPDVLLIAGDIFDTVNPPVKAQERLYDFIVSAHEQQPLLTIVMIAGNHDSGSRIELPAPLMRRLRTHALGRVLWLDDGQLDAERLLLPLPNAQGEIAAWCLALPFLRPAEVTGAHLGDNYLRGIGQVHEWLIEAANAKRQPGQALVAISHAHMAGGSVSEDSERSLIIGNAEALPASLFGPSISYVALGHLHKPQKVNGEERIRYSGSPIPLSFSEIGYQHQILDIILDGETLVSVEPKLIPRSVNLQRIGPAPLAEILLQLADLPNIDLLAETQRQPWLEVRVTLDEPQPDLRHQVENALQGKAVRLVRIAAEYAGNRGADGAEEGSALIELDQLTPQELFSRAWLDNYGNEVDEQTLKDFAELLQDVQLEGEQP